In Halorubrum sp. PV6, a single window of DNA contains:
- a CDS encoding DNA-3-methyladenine glycosylase yields the protein MNERVAATLRDDPTMARLIDRHGPLTVEPAADEFARLCTSIVNQQLSTASAAAIHERFLDTLGGDPTPDRVLAADTDALRDAGLSGTKVEYLREAAAAFRDGDRDLTREGLADASDEAAVAALTDIRGVGEWTAQMYCIFALGREDVLPLGDLAVRKGIEQVYNDGEPLSRSEMRDIGVAWRPYRSYGTRYIWAAYES from the coding sequence ATGAACGAGCGAGTCGCGGCGACTCTCCGAGACGATCCGACGATGGCCCGGCTGATCGACCGACACGGTCCGCTCACGGTCGAGCCGGCCGCAGACGAGTTCGCGCGGCTCTGTACCTCCATCGTGAACCAGCAGCTCTCGACCGCCTCCGCGGCGGCGATCCACGAGCGATTTCTCGACACGCTTGGCGGCGACCCGACCCCTGACCGCGTGCTCGCCGCCGACACCGACGCCCTCCGCGACGCCGGCCTCAGCGGCACGAAAGTCGAGTACCTCCGCGAGGCAGCCGCGGCGTTCCGAGACGGCGACCGCGATCTGACTCGCGAGGGCCTCGCGGACGCGAGCGACGAGGCGGCCGTGGCGGCGCTCACCGACATTCGCGGCGTCGGCGAGTGGACCGCACAGATGTACTGCATCTTCGCGCTGGGTCGCGAGGACGTGCTTCCGCTTGGGGATCTGGCCGTGCGGAAGGGCATCGAGCAGGTGTACAACGACGGGGAGCCGCTCAGCCGCTCGGAGATGCGCGATATCGGCGTGGCGTGGCGACCGTACCGGAGCTACGGGACGCGGTACATCTGGGCCGCTTACGAGTCGTAA
- a CDS encoding PAS domain-containing protein: protein MPEATVHVLHVDDEPDLADLTRTFLEREDEQFAVQTAHSADNALDEISETSPDCIVSDYDMPGRNGLEFLRDVRDEHPELPFILFTGKGSEEIASEAISAGVTDYLQKKSGTEQYQLLANRISNAVDRRQASDALTETKSRHRSLRTELIELSIALLEAEDEAVDDRIEQALGRIGAHAGVDRSYVFRLDRSAGTVSNTHEWCADGVAPQMESLQELSTDTLAWWMEHLDQREPITIPDVSELPAAAEEERELLEEQQISSLIVAPMVEGDELTGFIGFDWLDTTDVWSDEFVDILQITGRLITSALRQESRQQELREYETVIESLSDAVYILDEDGRFTYVNDAFVELVEYDRETIIGAAPSLIKDAETAANAERQLGRVLSRDGPDTVAFTATIRPRDGDPVVCEDYMSVLPYEGDSFEGSVGTLRNVTEREARTAEVVELQRQYQTLAENIPNGAVFLFDEDLQYVRARGTELEAVGLSPETLEGATPHDIFPPETAEELTHYYTAALNGTGHTFTQTFGEETYQNRTVPVEDDDGSVAYGLALTQNVTDRVARRERLEAQNERLAEFARVVSHDLRSPLQVAGGRVELARTECESDHLAGAAAALDRAEQLVEDLTALAQAGDAAGNTEAVSVAELAANCWEVVPTADATLSVDTDQTISANRSRLRQLLENLFINAIEHGGEDVAVTVGAVDDGFYVADDGTGIPEDAREEVFEVGYSTAGDGTGFGLRIVKQIAEAHGWTIRVTDSEEGGARFEFTGVGAAE from the coding sequence ATGCCCGAGGCGACGGTCCACGTTCTACACGTTGACGACGAGCCGGACCTCGCGGATCTGACGCGAACGTTTCTCGAACGCGAAGACGAGCAGTTCGCGGTCCAAACCGCCCACAGCGCCGACAACGCCCTCGATGAAATCAGCGAGACATCGCCCGACTGTATCGTCTCTGACTACGACATGCCCGGCCGAAACGGGCTTGAGTTCCTCCGAGACGTCCGCGACGAGCATCCGGAGTTGCCGTTTATCCTGTTCACCGGCAAGGGTAGCGAGGAGATAGCCAGCGAAGCCATCTCGGCGGGCGTCACCGACTACCTCCAGAAGAAGTCCGGGACCGAACAGTACCAGCTGTTGGCCAATCGCATCAGCAACGCGGTCGACCGCCGGCAGGCCAGCGACGCCCTGACCGAGACGAAGTCGCGACACCGGTCGCTCCGGACGGAACTGATCGAGCTTTCGATCGCCCTGCTCGAAGCCGAGGACGAAGCGGTCGACGACCGAATCGAGCAGGCGCTCGGACGAATCGGTGCCCACGCCGGGGTCGACCGGAGCTACGTCTTCCGTCTCGACCGGAGCGCCGGGACGGTCAGCAACACCCACGAGTGGTGTGCCGACGGCGTCGCACCACAAATGGAGTCGCTACAGGAGCTCTCGACTGACACGCTCGCGTGGTGGATGGAACACCTCGATCAGCGCGAACCCATCACGATACCCGACGTCTCGGAGCTGCCCGCAGCGGCCGAAGAAGAGCGGGAGCTACTCGAAGAACAGCAGATTAGTTCGCTGATCGTCGCGCCGATGGTCGAGGGCGATGAGCTCACCGGATTCATCGGGTTCGACTGGCTCGACACCACCGACGTCTGGAGCGACGAGTTTGTCGACATTCTCCAGATAACCGGGCGCCTGATCACCAGTGCTCTCCGACAAGAGTCCCGTCAGCAGGAGCTTCGCGAGTACGAGACGGTGATCGAGTCGCTGAGTGACGCGGTGTACATCCTCGACGAGGACGGTCGGTTCACGTACGTCAACGACGCGTTCGTGGAACTGGTCGAGTACGACCGGGAGACGATCATCGGCGCCGCCCCCTCGCTGATCAAGGATGCGGAGACGGCAGCGAACGCGGAACGACAGCTCGGACGGGTGCTCTCTCGTGACGGCCCCGACACGGTCGCGTTCACGGCGACGATCCGGCCGCGTGACGGTGACCCGGTCGTCTGTGAAGACTACATGAGCGTCCTCCCGTACGAGGGCGACAGCTTCGAGGGGTCGGTCGGCACGCTCCGCAACGTCACGGAGCGCGAAGCGCGCACGGCCGAGGTGGTAGAACTACAACGCCAGTACCAGACGCTCGCCGAGAACATCCCGAACGGGGCGGTGTTCCTATTTGACGAGGACCTGCAGTACGTCCGGGCTCGCGGCACGGAGCTCGAGGCGGTCGGTCTCTCGCCGGAAACGCTCGAAGGGGCCACCCCGCACGATATCTTCCCCCCGGAGACGGCCGAGGAACTCACTCACTACTACACCGCCGCCCTAAACGGGACGGGCCACACGTTCACGCAGACGTTCGGCGAGGAGACCTACCAGAACCGGACGGTCCCGGTCGAAGACGACGACGGGTCGGTCGCGTACGGACTGGCGTTGACACAGAACGTCACCGACAGGGTAGCGCGCAGAGAGCGGCTCGAAGCCCAAAACGAGCGCTTGGCGGAGTTCGCGAGGGTCGTCAGCCACGACCTGCGGAGCCCGCTCCAAGTCGCCGGCGGGCGGGTCGAACTGGCGCGAACCGAATGCGAGAGCGACCACCTGGCGGGAGCGGCCGCGGCGCTTGACCGCGCCGAGCAACTGGTCGAGGACCTGACGGCGCTCGCGCAGGCTGGCGACGCGGCGGGGAACACGGAGGCCGTCTCGGTGGCCGAGCTAGCAGCGAACTGTTGGGAGGTCGTGCCGACCGCCGACGCCACGCTGTCCGTCGACACGGATCAGACGATTTCTGCGAATCGCAGTCGCCTCCGCCAACTGCTGGAGAACCTCTTTATCAACGCCATCGAACACGGCGGAGAAGACGTGGCCGTGACGGTCGGCGCGGTCGACGACGGGTTCTACGTCGCGGACGACGGCACCGGAATCCCCGAAGACGCCCGCGAGGAGGTCTTCGAGGTCGGCTACTCGACTGCGGGCGACGGGACCGGCTTTGGGCTCCGAATCGTCAAACAGATCGCGGAGGCACACGGGTGGACGATACGCGTTACCGACAGCGAAGAGGGTGGGGCCCGGTTCGAGTTCACCGGCGTCGGCGCCGCTGAGTGA
- a CDS encoding nuclear transport factor 2 family protein, which translates to MTAPSTADPAELARAYYDALDAGDYDRLAALLDPAFVQRRPDRTFEGRDRFVAFMRDERPMTDTTHAVDAVYPHGPGVAVRGRLLDADGDEVFAFVDVFSVDSGRLSSLATYARGDDG; encoded by the coding sequence GTGACGGCGCCCTCGACCGCCGACCCCGCCGAACTCGCTCGGGCCTACTACGACGCGCTCGACGCCGGCGACTACGACCGGCTCGCCGCCCTGCTCGACCCCGCGTTCGTCCAACGGCGACCCGATCGGACCTTCGAGGGTCGCGACCGCTTCGTCGCGTTCATGCGCGACGAGCGACCGATGACCGACACCACGCACGCCGTCGACGCGGTGTACCCCCACGGCCCCGGCGTCGCCGTCCGCGGGCGACTGCTCGACGCCGACGGCGACGAGGTGTTCGCCTTCGTCGACGTCTTCTCGGTCGATTCCGGGCGGCTCAGTTCGCTGGCGACGTACGCTCGGGGGGACGACGGCTGA
- a CDS encoding class I SAM-dependent methyltransferase: MVEKDAVRRGYDELAETYAADRVQDGRGRDVLERFRASLPATARVLDAGCGQGTPVLRELSAAAAAVGLDISRAQLGLASENVPAASLAQGDIAALPFRDGAFDAVTAYHSLIHVPREQHQAVVDEFARVLDDGGRLLLSEGPEEWDGSNPDWLGTGVEMQWHIAGAEATRDHLQTAGFAVERESAVDDSLAEGEDARWTFFAARLEG, from the coding sequence ATGGTCGAGAAAGACGCCGTGCGCCGGGGGTACGACGAGCTCGCCGAGACGTACGCCGCCGACCGGGTCCAGGACGGGCGCGGCCGAGACGTGCTCGAACGCTTCCGAGCGTCGCTGCCGGCGACGGCACGCGTCCTCGACGCCGGCTGCGGGCAGGGGACGCCGGTCCTCCGCGAGTTGAGCGCGGCGGCGGCCGCGGTCGGGCTGGACATCTCGCGTGCGCAGCTGGGACTCGCCAGCGAGAACGTCCCCGCGGCGTCGCTCGCGCAGGGCGACATCGCCGCGCTCCCCTTCCGTGACGGCGCCTTCGACGCGGTGACCGCGTACCACTCGCTGATTCACGTGCCGCGCGAGCAGCATCAAGCGGTCGTCGACGAGTTCGCTCGCGTCCTCGATGACGGGGGCCGGCTGCTCCTCAGCGAGGGCCCGGAAGAGTGGGACGGATCGAACCCGGACTGGCTCGGCACCGGCGTCGAGATGCAGTGGCACATCGCGGGCGCCGAGGCGACGCGGGACCACCTTCAGACCGCCGGGTTCGCCGTCGAACGCGAGTCGGCGGTCGACGACTCGCTCGCCGAGGGCGAGGACGCGCGCTGGACGTTCTTCGCGGCGCGGCTGGAGGGGTAA
- the asd gene encoding aspartate-semialdehyde dehydrogenase — protein MSVQVGILGATGAVGQRFIQLLDDHPTFDLAAVTASADSAGKTYREAAKWRVNTPIPDDVAEMEVAETTPEGIADADVDLLFSSLPSSVAAEVEPGFLEAGYVVSSNSSNDRMAEDVPLTIPEINPDHLDLIEVQRDERGWDGALVKNPNCSTITMVPTLAAIDEFGLESVRVSTLQAVSGAGYSGVTSMEIIDNAIPHIGGEEEKMETESRKLLGEFDGAELRLHEADVAASCNRIPTLDGHLENVFAEFAADPSPADLREAMRSFEGAGELPSSPDQLIKVFGDDEPERPQPRLDRTYADGMGIVAGGVQATDAGAKYNCLAHNTIRGAAGASVLNGELLVEEGYV, from the coding sequence ATGTCTGTACAAGTCGGCATCCTCGGTGCCACCGGCGCCGTGGGACAGCGGTTCATCCAGTTGCTCGACGACCACCCGACGTTCGACCTCGCGGCGGTCACCGCGAGCGCGGACAGCGCCGGGAAGACGTACCGCGAAGCCGCCAAGTGGCGCGTCAACACGCCGATCCCCGACGACGTCGCCGAGATGGAAGTCGCGGAGACGACCCCCGAGGGTATCGCCGACGCCGACGTGGACCTGCTCTTCTCGTCGCTGCCGTCGTCGGTCGCCGCCGAGGTCGAGCCGGGGTTCCTCGAGGCGGGCTACGTCGTCTCCTCGAACTCCTCGAACGATCGCATGGCCGAAGACGTCCCGCTCACGATCCCCGAGATCAACCCCGACCACCTCGACCTGATCGAGGTCCAGCGCGACGAGCGCGGCTGGGACGGCGCGCTCGTCAAGAACCCGAACTGCTCGACGATCACGATGGTCCCGACGCTCGCGGCCATCGACGAGTTCGGGTTAGAGAGCGTCCGCGTCTCCACGCTCCAAGCCGTCTCGGGCGCGGGCTACTCCGGCGTCACTTCGATGGAGATCATCGACAACGCGATCCCGCACATCGGCGGCGAAGAGGAGAAGATGGAGACGGAGTCGCGGAAACTCCTCGGCGAGTTCGACGGCGCGGAACTGCGCCTCCACGAGGCCGACGTCGCCGCCTCCTGTAACCGCATCCCGACGCTCGACGGCCACCTGGAGAACGTCTTCGCCGAGTTCGCCGCGGACCCCTCGCCCGCGGACCTCCGCGAGGCGATGCGCTCGTTCGAGGGCGCCGGCGAACTCCCCAGCTCCCCCGACCAGCTTATCAAGGTGTTCGGCGACGACGAGCCCGAGCGACCGCAGCCGCGACTCGACCGCACGTACGCCGACGGCATGGGTATCGTCGCCGGCGGCGTGCAGGCGACCGACGCCGGGGCGAAGTACAACTGCCTCGCACACAACACGATCCGGGGCGCCGCGGGCGCCTCGGTGCTGAACGGCGAGCTGCTCGTCGAGGAAGGCTACGTCTGA
- a CDS encoding 3-hydroxyacyl-CoA dehydrogenase/enoyl-CoA hydratase family protein encodes MQVEDVQRVTVLGAGNMGHGIAEVAALAGYDVALRDIKEEFVEKGYDQIEWSLGKLAERDRIDEEEADAALDRVDAFVDLEASLADADVVVEVVPEKMEIKKDVYDEVVEYAPEEAVFVTNTSSLSITELSEVTDRPERFCGMHFFNPPVRMDLVEVISGEHTADDTLELIEDLAESMEKTPVRVRKDSPGFIVNRILVPLMNEAAWIVESGDATMEAVDSTTKFDMGLPMGSFELADQVGIDVGYHVLEYMHEVLGEAYRPCPLLVEKVEAETLGKKTGSGFYDYENGGAEIPSDAIDSDVRKRLLAVMANEVAGLVGNDVADPAAIDRAVMLGAGFPDGPAKLADNEGLADLVAVLDSLHEETGEERYEVTDYLREAAEAGGFHGGSDEDDDGDTLAGYDTLNVSVEDRIGHIEVDRPHRMNTISGELLDELADAVDRLDDDDAVRAILLSGAGDRAFSAGADVQSMAAGGADPITAVELSRHGQQTFGKLEDSDKPVLAAIDGYCLGGGMEFATAADIRIASERSELGQPEHNLGLLPGWGGTQRLARIVGEGRAKEIIFTAERYDAETLAEYGFINEVVPSDEIDERAWELAESLAAGPPIAQKYTKRAMHAGRTDGEAGLEVESLGFGHVMNTDDLMEGITAFMGDGEPDFEGK; translated from the coding sequence ATGCAGGTTGAAGACGTTCAGCGCGTAACGGTCCTCGGCGCCGGAAACATGGGCCACGGTATCGCAGAGGTGGCCGCGCTCGCCGGCTACGACGTGGCGCTCCGGGACATCAAAGAGGAGTTCGTCGAGAAGGGGTACGACCAGATCGAGTGGTCGCTCGGCAAGCTCGCCGAGCGGGACCGAATCGACGAGGAGGAGGCCGACGCCGCGCTCGACCGCGTGGACGCGTTCGTCGACCTCGAGGCGTCGCTCGCCGACGCCGACGTGGTCGTTGAAGTCGTCCCCGAGAAGATGGAGATTAAAAAGGACGTGTACGACGAGGTCGTCGAGTACGCGCCCGAGGAGGCCGTCTTCGTCACCAACACCTCCAGCCTCTCGATCACCGAACTCTCGGAGGTCACCGACCGACCCGAGCGCTTCTGCGGGATGCACTTTTTCAACCCGCCGGTGCGGATGGACCTGGTCGAAGTCATCTCCGGTGAACACACCGCAGACGACACCCTCGAACTGATCGAGGACCTCGCGGAGTCGATGGAGAAGACCCCGGTACGCGTCCGGAAGGACAGTCCCGGCTTCATCGTCAACCGCATCCTCGTCCCCCTGATGAACGAGGCGGCGTGGATCGTCGAGTCCGGCGACGCCACGATGGAGGCGGTCGACTCCACGACGAAGTTCGACATGGGCCTCCCGATGGGGTCGTTCGAACTCGCGGACCAGGTCGGTATCGACGTGGGGTACCACGTCTTAGAGTACATGCACGAGGTCCTCGGCGAGGCGTATCGCCCCTGCCCGCTGCTCGTCGAGAAGGTCGAAGCCGAGACCCTCGGCAAAAAGACCGGCTCCGGCTTCTACGACTACGAGAACGGCGGCGCCGAGATTCCGTCGGACGCGATCGACAGCGACGTGCGCAAGCGACTGCTCGCCGTGATGGCCAACGAGGTCGCCGGACTCGTCGGCAACGACGTCGCCGACCCGGCCGCCATCGACCGCGCGGTGATGCTCGGTGCGGGCTTCCCGGACGGCCCGGCGAAGCTCGCCGACAACGAGGGGCTCGCCGACCTCGTCGCCGTCCTCGATTCCCTCCACGAGGAGACGGGCGAGGAGCGCTACGAGGTCACGGACTACCTCCGCGAGGCCGCCGAGGCGGGCGGGTTCCACGGCGGGAGCGACGAGGACGACGACGGCGACACGCTCGCCGGCTACGACACCCTCAACGTCTCCGTGGAAGACCGGATTGGCCACATCGAGGTCGACCGACCGCACCGCATGAACACGATCAGCGGCGAACTGCTCGACGAACTCGCCGACGCGGTCGACCGGTTGGACGACGACGACGCGGTCCGAGCCATCCTCCTCTCCGGCGCGGGCGACCGCGCCTTCTCGGCGGGCGCCGACGTCCAGAGCATGGCCGCGGGCGGTGCCGACCCGATCACGGCTGTCGAACTCTCGCGACACGGCCAGCAGACGTTCGGGAAACTGGAGGACTCCGACAAGCCGGTCCTCGCCGCCATCGACGGCTACTGTCTCGGCGGCGGGATGGAGTTCGCCACCGCGGCGGACATCCGCATCGCCTCCGAGCGCTCGGAGCTCGGCCAGCCCGAACACAACCTCGGGCTGCTCCCCGGCTGGGGCGGGACCCAGCGGCTCGCCCGCATCGTCGGCGAGGGGCGCGCAAAGGAGATCATCTTCACCGCAGAGCGCTACGACGCGGAGACGCTGGCGGAGTACGGATTCATCAACGAGGTCGTCCCCAGCGACGAGATCGACGAGCGGGCGTGGGAGCTGGCCGAGTCGCTCGCCGCCGGCCCGCCGATCGCACAGAAGTACACGAAGCGCGCGATGCACGCCGGCCGCACCGACGGCGAGGCGGGCCTCGAAGTGGAGTCGCTCGGCTTCGGGCACGTGATGAACACGGACGACCTGATGGAGGGGATCACGGCGTTCATGGGCGACGGCGAGCCCGACTTCGAAGGGAAGTAG
- a CDS encoding potassium channel family protein, which yields MGRFDERDGPLTVRYEPATVKDLLVEMKDTAELLIDLSYSAVLHGSPTIAHEVVELEHRMDVLQMRARMSLMLAARSPDEAETLAPVLGVVGAADKISDAAGDIAQIVTEEIGLPDAMRGALSEGVETLVRATVSAESGYAGRTLADVDLESVTGVRVIAIRRDDDWILNPGPTTRIEAGDVALLRGPETGVTDVHPTLTGEPFDPDEPPDPDIDDLERAVDSIVLMKNLSELAVDLAYGSVLFDNETLAEEVSNLEIEVDALQSRFEAWTLRAAREADDPVSLRGLIHLGVATEEISDAALEITEGVMRDIGVHPVVEMAVQESDEIITRTVIREGSALDGTRIEDGIPATDISTSVIAIRRPDDGWLVGHDIDTTLRAGDAIIAKGTRTSAEEFEALAT from the coding sequence ATGGGACGATTCGACGAGCGGGACGGGCCGCTGACGGTCCGGTACGAGCCGGCGACGGTCAAAGACCTGCTCGTGGAGATGAAAGACACCGCCGAGCTGTTGATCGACCTCTCGTACTCCGCGGTCCTCCACGGGAGCCCGACGATCGCTCACGAGGTCGTCGAACTCGAACACCGGATGGACGTCCTCCAGATGCGGGCGCGGATGAGCCTCATGCTCGCGGCCCGGAGTCCGGACGAGGCGGAGACGCTCGCGCCGGTGTTGGGCGTGGTCGGCGCGGCCGACAAGATCTCCGACGCCGCCGGCGACATCGCGCAGATCGTCACCGAGGAGATCGGCCTCCCGGACGCGATGCGCGGCGCGCTCAGCGAGGGCGTCGAGACGCTGGTTCGCGCGACCGTCTCTGCGGAGTCGGGGTACGCGGGGCGGACGCTGGCCGACGTCGACCTGGAGTCGGTGACGGGCGTCCGCGTCATCGCGATCCGGCGCGACGACGACTGGATACTCAACCCCGGCCCGACGACGCGGATCGAGGCCGGCGACGTGGCGCTCCTCCGCGGCCCCGAGACGGGAGTCACCGACGTGCACCCGACGCTGACGGGCGAGCCCTTCGATCCGGACGAGCCGCCGGACCCCGACATCGACGACTTGGAGCGCGCGGTCGACTCCATCGTGCTGATGAAGAACCTCTCGGAGCTCGCGGTCGATCTGGCGTACGGCTCGGTGCTCTTCGACAACGAGACGCTCGCCGAGGAGGTGTCGAACCTCGAGATCGAGGTCGACGCGCTCCAGTCGCGCTTCGAGGCGTGGACCCTCCGGGCGGCCCGCGAGGCCGACGACCCCGTGTCGCTGCGCGGGCTGATCCACCTCGGCGTCGCGACCGAGGAGATCTCCGACGCCGCCTTGGAGATCACCGAGGGCGTCATGCGCGACATCGGCGTCCACCCGGTCGTGGAGATGGCGGTCCAGGAGTCCGACGAGATCATCACCCGGACCGTGATCCGCGAGGGGAGCGCCCTCGACGGGACCCGGATCGAAGACGGGATCCCCGCGACCGACATCTCGACGAGCGTCATCGCGATCCGGCGGCCCGACGACGGGTGGCTCGTCGGCCACGACATCGACACCACCCTCCGCGCCGGCGACGCCATCATCGCGAAGGGGACGCGAACGTCCGCCGAGGAGTTCGAGGCGCTCGCGACGTGA
- a CDS encoding COX15/CtaA family protein — protein MSLRPAWLTFRRYAAATTGMTLTLFALGVYTAATGSGLACEAQWPLCSDQLIPALTINPDFIEWFHRVWAMVTGFLIIGLAGWTWTGDRDRRTRLAATLAVMILPLQITVGAITVTVGGLVPGGYTVSTHAAHLIVALTIFTLLGLATIWGGSRGSPRLLRAAIGVATVGIVASAVFSRAVPFVTYAPVAQGGFYVTGLAGHLGLVATIAYATEAVRTGYAGISRSTARTVRLLAAGSMVALVGTLLLGRDLVLYTAFWEQVNLAALGVAAALAVGAVVALRGSGRSEPASEPIGGD, from the coding sequence ATGAGTCTTCGGCCCGCGTGGCTTACCTTCAGGCGGTACGCGGCGGCGACAACGGGGATGACGCTGACGCTGTTCGCGCTCGGTGTGTACACCGCAGCGACCGGCTCGGGACTGGCGTGTGAGGCCCAGTGGCCCCTCTGTTCCGACCAACTCATCCCCGCACTGACGATCAACCCGGACTTCATCGAGTGGTTCCACCGCGTCTGGGCGATGGTGACCGGCTTCCTCATCATCGGCCTCGCCGGATGGACGTGGACCGGCGACCGCGACCGGCGGACCCGGCTGGCGGCGACGCTCGCGGTCATGATCCTCCCGCTGCAGATCACCGTCGGCGCGATCACCGTCACGGTCGGCGGGCTCGTCCCCGGCGGCTACACCGTCTCGACGCACGCGGCCCACCTGATCGTGGCGCTGACTATCTTCACCCTCCTCGGATTGGCAACGATCTGGGGCGGGAGTCGCGGCTCCCCGCGCCTGCTCCGGGCGGCGATCGGTGTCGCGACGGTCGGCATCGTCGCCAGCGCGGTGTTTTCGCGCGCAGTTCCGTTCGTCACCTACGCGCCGGTCGCACAGGGCGGCTTCTACGTGACCGGCCTCGCGGGACACCTCGGGCTGGTGGCGACCATCGCGTACGCTACTGAGGCCGTTCGCACCGGGTACGCGGGGATCAGCCGTTCGACCGCGAGGACCGTTCGGCTGCTCGCCGCCGGCTCGATGGTCGCGTTGGTCGGAACGCTCCTCTTAGGGCGCGATCTGGTGTTGTACACCGCGTTCTGGGAGCAGGTCAACCTCGCGGCGCTCGGCGTCGCCGCCGCGCTCGCCGTGGGTGCCGTCGTCGCCCTCCGCGGCAGCGGTCGCAGCGAGCCGGCGTCGGAGCCGATCGGCGGCGACTGA
- a CDS encoding DUF5814 domain-containing protein yields the protein MAFTDKIYVKNHRQLASQLETNIPKGAFAGATLDMLFTGDGLSKLDSTTQDRILDFAEDFLDCDCQANPYCGCPEEKFMRYVLELRAEGLGPQAIVDVMTDDYMVYAYTGDVLSFLDDSVRQLEAVETLADVEGNEEMSERARRAKRELSG from the coding sequence GTGGCGTTTACCGACAAGATATACGTCAAAAACCACCGGCAGCTCGCCTCCCAACTGGAGACGAACATCCCCAAGGGGGCCTTCGCCGGCGCCACCCTCGACATGCTGTTCACCGGCGACGGGCTCTCGAAGCTCGACTCGACGACGCAGGACCGAATCCTGGACTTCGCCGAGGACTTCCTCGATTGCGACTGTCAGGCGAACCCCTACTGCGGCTGTCCCGAGGAGAAGTTCATGCGGTACGTCCTCGAACTCCGCGCCGAGGGGCTCGGCCCGCAGGCCATCGTCGACGTGATGACCGACGACTACATGGTGTACGCGTACACCGGCGACGTGCTCTCGTTTCTCGACGACTCGGTGCGCCAGCTGGAGGCCGTCGAGACCCTCGCCGACGTCGAAGGCAACGAGGAGATGTCGGAGCGAGCACGGCGGGCGAAACGGGAGCTGTCCGGCTGA
- the mch gene encoding methenyltetrahydromethanopterin cyclohydrolase, translating into MESINRTAIELVDEALDFAGELDVVGYELDNGATVVDFGVDAAGGVEAGLLLAEIQTAGLANLRTRMGEVAGAPRQYVELSTDHPAIALLCSQKAGWELAFESGFEGLGSGPARALVGQETEFERVGYYDSSEFATLTVESTTLPTEEVAEHVSDLAEVDPEGVFLPAYATGSTAGSVATAARAAELAVFRLLELGYEPTDVLHASGSAPMAPATRDEDLAMGRTNDALAYGGEVHLQVARDDDRFDQIVSTARKEYGTPFVEVFEEADWDFYEVDERVFAPATVTVDVVDGPVYTVGETDEDLLAESFGYR; encoded by the coding sequence ATGGAAAGCATCAACCGGACCGCGATCGAGCTCGTCGACGAGGCGCTCGACTTCGCCGGCGAACTCGACGTCGTCGGCTACGAACTTGATAACGGCGCCACCGTCGTCGACTTCGGCGTCGACGCCGCCGGCGGCGTCGAGGCGGGCCTCCTCCTCGCAGAGATACAGACCGCCGGCCTCGCGAACCTCCGGACCCGCATGGGCGAGGTCGCGGGCGCGCCGCGCCAGTACGTCGAACTCTCGACCGACCACCCAGCGATCGCGCTGCTCTGCTCGCAGAAGGCCGGGTGGGAGCTCGCCTTCGAGTCCGGCTTCGAGGGGCTCGGCTCCGGCCCGGCGCGGGCCCTCGTCGGGCAGGAGACCGAGTTCGAGCGCGTCGGCTACTACGACTCCTCCGAGTTCGCGACGCTCACCGTCGAGTCGACGACGCTCCCGACCGAGGAGGTCGCGGAACACGTCTCCGACCTCGCCGAGGTCGATCCCGAGGGCGTCTTCCTGCCGGCGTACGCCACCGGCTCGACCGCGGGGTCGGTCGCGACCGCGGCCCGCGCCGCCGAACTCGCCGTCTTCCGCCTGTTGGAACTCGGCTACGAGCCGACCGACGTGCTCCACGCGTCCGGCTCTGCGCCGATGGCGCCGGCCACCCGCGACGAGGATCTGGCCATGGGGCGGACGAACGACGCGCTCGCGTACGGCGGGGAGGTCCACCTGCAGGTCGCCCGCGACGACGACCGCTTCGACCAGATCGTCTCGACCGCCCGCAAGGAGTACGGAACGCCTTTCGTCGAGGTGTTCGAGGAGGCCGACTGGGACTTCTACGAGGTCGACGAGCGCGTCTTCGCCCCTGCGACGGTCACCGTCGACGTCGTCGACGGCCCCGTCTACACGGTCGGTGAGACCGACGAGGATCTGTTGGCGGAGTCGTTCGGCTACCGCTGA